TGTCATAAATGTTGTGTGCTAATCACTTTTGATTTGTGTGTTGAAGTAGTAAGATCTCAAGACCAGTTATTGAATGGGCAGTAGTATCTTTTTTGCCATGCTGAGAAACAATGTTCGACATGTGTGTGGATgttggggtggggtgggggctgGCAATACGATCATGCCATCCTTTCTAGTAGTAAATAAGAACACGCAAAATTGAACTCAACTTTCCCATGCTCGCCATATATGGTAACGCTTCTCCTAAATTTCTTTTTAACTTTCAGGCTGGTGAGTTTTTCTATTCAGCTCAAAGAAGCGCTGTAGCACAAGAGAGGCAATTGGTAGCAAATCAGTCTGGTCAGAATTCACCGGAGAGTCCTTCCTTAGAGCAGGTAAAAATATTGTCTCAGAAACAGCATCCCTCCTTGCCCTGTTCTTTTATCTCTTCCTGATAGTTTGCTGGCCGAATGTATAGGATTCTCAATCGGCAGGTCAGGAATCATCTCCCCATTCAGCTAAGCTACATGTTCTTCGGTCGGTTTCGCATTTTTGCATTTTTTGTAGTGATACTGAACCCCTTTTTGTACAAGCTATAAATAGAGCATCAGAACATAAACATCATGCTGATAGACCAGAAGGGGTTCAGTATCGCTATAAAAAATGCAAAAATGTACATGTCTTTTGCTTATATTCTTAATTGGCAGCTAGGCATGCTAATAGACCAGGATTCTAAAAATTGGTTCCTAAAGATACATGATGTTTATGTTCTATTAGATAATTTTATTCCTTTGTAGGTTTTAAAGATATAGTTTCAGAATGTAGTCGTTTTGCATCTGTCAAGCTTGCTGTTGTTACAAATAACTGTTCTTTTGTCCTCGATTGTTACTTTCACAGTTTTTTAGCACTACAAGCATTATTGTTCCATTTTTTTTATGTATTTATCATGCCATTGTTTTTTCTGCCTTTGTAGCTGAAAGATTAGTGAGACTGACTGATGCTGAACATGTACCATCTGTTCCATGCGAGAGAAATAGCATGTCGATATCATCTTGAAATAATCACAGCTGGGGGGACGAGGTTGGTAGCTGAGGGTGATGTGCAGAGCGGGAGGAAGGAGGTGTGAGGCTTGGAACTCTCCTTGTGAAGTGCTCAGGGACAGCGGTGAGGAGCATGGCAGGTGTCCAACTTGACCTCCTCGGCCACAGCAACAACAAGGGTGGCCGTGGCGACAAGGGAGGAGACAACAACCAGCAGAGCAATGAGATCGCTAAGTCTCTGATCCCGCCACTTCCTGCTCGATTCGCTTGGCTCCTGCGCTGATTTCTCTTTGTTTTCCCAGGTTTGTTGTGGTTGCAGAATGGCGCAGAGCAACTGGGAAGCGGACTACGTCTACGGACATGATGTGAGCTATCTTGATGTGTTTTTGGGATGCTTTTGCTACTTTTTCTTGCTGTTCTACTTCGGTTAATTTCTGGTGGTGGGTCTTGCAGGCGTGATGTACACATCCATCACTACTATTTGCTCAAGTGGATCATCCAAACGGCCAACCTGTTCATGGTGGAGGGGGCGATGCCTGCTAAGTCCTCCAATTCGTAAGTATGCACTGCTGCTGCTTAGGTTTGAATATACTTTATATTTGGAAGATTCACAAAATGTTACAAGCTTGCCCGATGCACTTTACTATTGAAAGATGCATAAAACGTGAAGGAAGAAGTCACATTTTGTGATTAGTCGTTTTGATGATTGTACTAATTTATCTCTTAACTTCACTAGATTCTATTGACGTTTTCTTCGAATTTAAAGGGATCCTATGGATGGCTCTAAAATTTATGTTCTAGATAACCAAATATTTTCTACTTGACTGCTCTGCAGATGCTCAGGTGCAACCTGGAATGATTGGGTTTATGAGATTGGGTGGCAGTATAATTCTCATGCTGACGACAATTATTTTTTTGACGAGGATTCAGTGGTTGTCTGGCATGTGGTAGGTTTGTTCCCATCCTCCAGCCTCCCCATAGATACTTCATTTGGAAAACTAATGGCTTTGATTGTGGATATCATAGATATCGTAGATTGTGCCTCAACTTTGCTGCTAACCTTAGATCACCCTTTTGGCATCGGCACGGTTCACTCAATTTGATGTTGGAAGCCCTAGGTCAATACCTTTTCTATTTGATTTCTGCTAGGAGCGCTTATAACGTTTATTTTTCATGTGCTTGGATAAGAACTACTTTAAATTTATATCGTTGTTTGATTGTTCCTGCCTCATCTATCTTATCTGCTTGCTTGCTTCCATTTCGGCTCTAGCTAAACAGATAAAATATTCCTTTGGCCCAAGTGTTAGCTATGTATGTGCGTTTAGTTAAGTCTTCTTTGTATGGTCTTGTCAAAGCCTTGGCTGCAATGTTGTGTCTTAAACGCTTTCTAACTGAAAAGCAGCCTCTAAAAGTCTAAATGCAGTGTGAACCGAAATGGAAATTTTGGATAATATATACGTGTAAGGATTCAGTTTTGTGCTATTTATGATAGTCCACCGCATCTACCAGTAAGCTGTGCTGTTGAAGCTTTTGTTGATCAGATGATACAACCTTCTGAAGAAGATTTGAGGGGCTGCACTTGTTCATATAGGGTGCTTATAGCTTCTGTTCTTTCAATCAGGCATTTATATTTCTGTCTCTTTAGCAGATCGTTCTCATGTTACAGCAAAAGTAGATTAATTAGGAAATTTGCAGCATGTCATGTGTTGCAAACTGTTTTCACTATCCATGCACAAATGAGATACTCTCATATTTCTACAAAAGTACCTGAAGATTTGTTTGGTTTGCTCTGACTGGTTTTGATCATTTCAAACTACTCCAGAGCATACTGTTTTGCTCTCTCCTAACAGTGATGCCTTTCAGTTCAACTAGGAACTCATCTGTATATACCAAAGCAAGGCGGGAGCTTTCATCTGTATATACCAAAGCAAGGCGGGAGAAGAAGCAGGTGAGTGGCCTTTATCGTGTTTCTTTATGGCCCTCTCCTCTATTTAATGGTCGATACAGTGTATACCTTGAAGCATGTGATGTTTCTTTCAGTTTATATTGTGCCTTGCATCATTTGATAGACATATAGCTGAACCTCTTATTCCATCCCTCCGTCCTTGAAAGAGTGTACTTCCAACTTTGTTGGAAAGTCAAACTTTTTTATATTTGACTGTATTTATACAATAATACATCAACATTTATGCCATCAAATTAGTAGCATTAGGTTCATGATAAAATATATTTTCATCATATACCTATTTGGTTTCACAAACATTGATATATTTTTGCACAAACTTAGTCAAACTTTGAGATAGTTTGACTCTCCAATAAAGTTGGAAGTACACTCTTtcaaggacggagggagtatgtaatACTTTGCTAAAGAAGAATATATTAACAGTTACTGTTTGAAGGATTTTTACTGCTTCAGATAGCCATTGCATAGGTATGGTGCTCTATAGATGGTGTATCAAAATGTGTTAATGATCACGATATGTTCAGCTTTTTCCACCACATACTCCTATTATAGTTTGCTCTGTTGGTTAGTTTTAAACATTTTTAGGCGCACATCAGTCAACATCTCCTGCGTGGCTTTTTAAACCTCAGTTTTGCTCTGAAAGGTCTGTGATGATTTTTTTCTTTAGTTTTGTGTTGATTCTGTTTTCTGTAGTTAAAATAAGTGTGGCGTTAGTTCACCATGCTGCTATTCATTATGGAGTATACGAATTTCACAAGAATAGGGTTGCTTCTTCAAAACTGATTTTATGCCTCTTGAAGCACCTTACGTGATTAAATTTACAAAAAAGACGTTGGTTAAGTGGCACCTACAGGCCAATGGGCAATCCAAGTATCACTTACTGTAACTCCAATCAACTGGAACGCTTAATTGTACTTAACTTCTTCCAAACATTAATGTTGATTATAGTACTGGATGGTTATTTTGCATCGCAATTGATGTGTGATTAGTAGCATGAGAGGTAACTCGGGCAAATCACTTAAATTTACCATGGCGGGTGAATATTGGTTTTTAGTTTTTATGTTTTGTTTTTGCGCAGATTGATTGATGAAGGAAACACATGAAAAAGAGGAAAAGAGCAGCTAAATGATTGATGGGGCCTGTGACCTATCCCTGTCGGTTCTCCTTTCCGCAAATTAAACCAATAATCGATATTGTCAGTTTGAGAGTATGCTGGATGTGAGAGTTAATGAAGAAGATCACTCATGCTGTTGAAAGTACACAAGCAGTCACTGTTAAGGTCTACCGAAAAACATGTAGGTGAGGCCATTCATGTACAGCacctttctctttctttctccttttctttaCCTTGATTCAGTCTGTAACGAGAGTGCTTATTTAGATTGTGCACATTGAGCAGAATTATTGGAGCAGAATTGATCTATCTCTGCGTTTCATATCATTTTGCTTTGCCCTTCTCTTGCCCCTTCTCTTGCACCAAAGAAAGAAATCTTTGTTTATAAACTTGCGATTTGGTATTGTTTTCTGAAGGCAGACCACAGATTTTCATGGTCATGCACATTTAGTGTTGTTGCCCCTTCTCTGTTCCAAAAAGACCCCATTTTCACTGAATAATAAATTGTTTTCCCTTATTACCTTTAtgcttttctctctcttttccatTCCAAAAATAGATTTTATTTTGAACAAACGGCAAAAAGGTTTTGCTTTATTCTTGCAAGGATAGAGAGTATTTTCTTCAGATCGCCCTCTATCAAACTTGTGAGCATCTTTTTTTTTTAACTACAGTTCAATTTGTATGCTCCTATACTTCCCTTATCCCTAGCCTCTCACGGACCTATGTGAGTTTTCCCTTTACAGATATGTTTGGGAGCCTTTGTTGTAGCCAACAAATTGTTCCTCAGAAATTTATATTTAGTTCTGGTGATTGTAAAGCAATGGCTCTTGAAGTAGTTCCTCAGAATCT
The Aegilops tauschii subsp. strangulata cultivar AL8/78 chromosome 3, Aet v6.0, whole genome shotgun sequence genome window above contains:
- the LOC109783444 gene encoding uncharacterized protein isoform X2, with product MAGVQLDLLGHSNNKGGRGDKGGDNNQQSNEIAKFVVVAEWRRATGKRTTSTDMMRDVHIHHYYLLKWIIQTANLFMVEGAMPAKSSNSCSGATWNDWVYEIGWQYNSHADDNYFFDEDSVVVWHVFN
- the LOC109783444 gene encoding uncharacterized protein isoform X1; this encodes MAGVQLDLLGHSNNKGGRGDKGGDNNQQSNEIAKFVVVAEWRRATGKRTTSTDMMRDVHIHHYYLLKWIIQTANLFMVEGAMPAKSSNSCSGATWNDWVYEIGWQYNSHADDNYFFDEDSVVVWHVVVQLGTHLYIPKQGGSFHLYIPKQGGRRSRLIDEGNT